In Leifsonia sp. ZF2019, a genomic segment contains:
- a CDS encoding ABC transporter ATP-binding protein, translating into MLLRLLGRFLRPHWRLLVGVVVFQLGQSLLSLWLPTLNADITDNGIAKGDAGYILTVGAGMLGVTLVQVACSIAAVYFGAKVAMRVGRDLRTAVFHKVGEFSEREVSRFGAPSLITRTTNDVQQVQMLVLMTCTLLVSAPILAVGGIVLAMQQDLELSWLIAVSVPVLLVAVGLIITRMVPLFRRMQERIDRVNRVLREQLTGIRVVRAFVREDVETARFTVANDEVTETALKAGRLFALMFPIVMLVLNVSSVAVIWFGAFRVDDGSMQIGTLTAFLQYLMQILMGVMMSTMMAVLVPRAAVCADRIGELLATEPSVHAPENPVTALPSHGTVEFVDVSFAYPGAESPVLSDVTFLARAGETTAIIGSTGSGKTTLVNLVPRLFDATGGLVLVDGVDAAELDPELLWSRIGLVPQKPYLFSGTVASNLRYGKPDATDDELWRALEIAQARDFVEAMPEGLDAPIAQGGTNVSGGQRQRLAIARALVKRPEIYVFDDSFSALDTATDARLRAALARSVADATMIVVAQRVSTIVDADQIIVLEDGRVVGRGTHEELLESNPTYAEIVSSQLTAEEAA; encoded by the coding sequence ATGCTCCTGAGACTGCTCGGCCGGTTCCTCCGGCCTCATTGGCGGCTGCTCGTCGGGGTGGTGGTGTTCCAGCTCGGCCAGTCGCTGCTCTCGCTCTGGTTGCCGACGCTCAACGCCGACATCACCGACAACGGCATCGCCAAGGGCGACGCAGGCTACATCCTGACCGTCGGCGCCGGGATGCTCGGCGTCACCCTCGTGCAGGTGGCCTGCTCCATCGCCGCGGTGTACTTCGGCGCCAAGGTCGCGATGCGGGTCGGCCGCGATCTGCGCACGGCCGTCTTCCACAAAGTGGGGGAGTTCTCGGAGCGTGAGGTCTCGCGGTTCGGGGCGCCGTCGCTCATCACCCGCACCACGAACGACGTGCAGCAGGTCCAGATGCTCGTGCTCATGACGTGCACGCTCCTGGTGTCCGCGCCCATCCTCGCGGTCGGCGGCATCGTGCTCGCCATGCAGCAGGACCTCGAGCTCTCCTGGCTCATCGCCGTGAGCGTGCCCGTCCTGCTCGTCGCGGTCGGCCTGATCATCACCCGCATGGTGCCCCTGTTCCGCAGGATGCAGGAGCGGATCGACCGCGTCAACCGCGTGCTGCGGGAGCAGCTCACCGGAATCCGCGTCGTGCGGGCGTTCGTCCGTGAGGACGTCGAGACGGCGCGCTTCACGGTCGCCAACGACGAGGTGACCGAGACGGCGCTCAAGGCGGGCCGGCTCTTCGCGCTGATGTTCCCCATCGTGATGCTCGTGCTCAACGTGTCGAGCGTGGCCGTGATCTGGTTCGGCGCCTTCCGCGTCGACGACGGATCGATGCAGATCGGAACGCTGACGGCGTTCCTGCAGTACCTCATGCAGATCCTCATGGGCGTCATGATGTCGACGATGATGGCGGTGCTCGTGCCGCGCGCCGCGGTGTGCGCCGACCGGATCGGAGAGCTCCTCGCCACCGAGCCGTCCGTCCACGCTCCCGAGAACCCGGTGACCGCGCTGCCCTCCCACGGCACCGTCGAGTTCGTGGACGTCAGCTTCGCCTATCCCGGCGCGGAATCGCCTGTGCTCAGCGACGTGACGTTCCTCGCCAGGGCGGGGGAGACCACGGCCATCATCGGCAGCACGGGCTCGGGCAAGACCACCTTGGTGAACCTGGTGCCGCGGCTGTTCGACGCGACGGGCGGCCTCGTGCTGGTGGACGGCGTGGACGCCGCGGAGCTCGACCCGGAGCTGCTCTGGTCGCGCATCGGTCTGGTGCCTCAGAAGCCCTATCTCTTCTCGGGGACCGTGGCCTCCAACCTCCGCTACGGCAAACCGGATGCGACGGACGACGAACTCTGGCGGGCCCTCGAGATCGCCCAGGCGAGGGACTTCGTCGAGGCGATGCCCGAGGGGCTCGACGCGCCGATCGCCCAGGGCGGCACGAACGTCTCCGGCGGCCAGCGGCAGCGGCTCGCGATCGCGCGCGCTCTCGTCAAGCGGCCCGAGATCTACGTGTTCGACGACTCGTTCTCCGCCCTCGACACCGCAACCGATGCCCGGTTGCGCGCGGCACTCGCCCGCTCGGTCGCCGACGCGACGATGATCGTGGTCGCGCAGCGCGTCTCGACCATCGTCGATGCGGACCAGATCATCGTGCTCGAGGACGGTCGTGTGGTCGGCCGCGGCACGCACGAGGAGCTCCTCGAGAGCAACCCCACCTACGCCGAGATCGTCTCGTCGCAGCTGACCGCGGAGGAGGCGGCATGA